The proteins below come from a single Saccharopolyspora sp. SCSIO 74807 genomic window:
- a CDS encoding beta-N-acetylglucosaminidase domain-containing protein codes for MSFPLRRLAGPVAALISAAMLAAGCTAGAPPEQAPPGNEEVSGPDSFPAEGVPQVVPQPQKMERLGDDVAVRGKVELVLDPLVDRQTRDLAENVLRSAGASEVVVRPPGPPVQDATLRVRIGDRSSPGVTKGLQDNYWGSPSPLPAEGYVFAASGGKDSVILGASDPAGAYYAVQTMRQLTSPGRIAGVGVVDQPNMPLRGSIEGFYGTPWTHAERMDQLAFYGDVKFNTYIYAPKDDPFHRERWREPYPPDKLAQVRELIGQAGAHHVNFTFALSPGNSICFSDPADFQALQDKLQTMYDSGVRDFSVPFDDISYTRWNCGQDQARYGPPNEAAAGRAQKDLLNRVQREFIDTHPGARPVQTVPTEYSDLDESPYKTALSEGLDPRVVLMWTGDGVIPKQITVSDAEQAAQLWGRKVYLWDNYPVNDFKKAQGRLLLGPYDRREPGLSQHLVGDAVNPMNQAAASKVVETGAADFAWNDDDFDPQRAHRAAARYLATDPAAALRPDSAANPDLVRALLVFFDLNNMSPLASGKPWQPPAPELARRIDEFRATWGSGDNQAALAELRDYAQQVAQAPERIRSGAPQDFVSDSEPWLQAADLWGDAFVTTVDGLQARADGNEAVAGERFAAAGAQADRAEQVRTVPGEPRTPGPVKLADGVLDTFVRQAPRLK; via the coding sequence ATGTCCTTTCCGTTGCGCCGGCTCGCCGGTCCGGTGGCCGCACTGATCAGCGCGGCGATGCTCGCCGCGGGCTGCACCGCCGGTGCCCCGCCGGAGCAGGCACCGCCCGGGAACGAAGAGGTCTCCGGGCCGGACTCCTTCCCGGCCGAAGGCGTTCCGCAGGTGGTGCCGCAGCCGCAGAAGATGGAACGGCTCGGTGACGACGTCGCGGTGCGCGGCAAGGTCGAGCTGGTGCTGGACCCGCTGGTCGACCGGCAGACCCGGGACTTGGCCGAGAACGTGCTGCGCTCGGCCGGGGCCTCCGAGGTCGTGGTGCGGCCGCCGGGGCCGCCGGTGCAGGACGCCACGCTGCGGGTGCGCATCGGCGACCGGAGCTCGCCCGGCGTGACGAAGGGCTTGCAGGACAATTACTGGGGTTCGCCGTCGCCGCTGCCCGCCGAGGGCTACGTGTTCGCCGCGTCCGGCGGCAAGGACTCGGTGATCCTCGGCGCGTCCGATCCCGCAGGCGCCTACTACGCGGTGCAGACGATGCGGCAACTCACCTCGCCGGGCCGGATCGCCGGGGTCGGCGTGGTGGACCAGCCGAACATGCCGCTGCGCGGTTCGATCGAGGGCTTCTACGGCACCCCGTGGACGCACGCCGAGCGGATGGACCAGCTGGCCTTCTACGGCGACGTCAAGTTCAACACCTACATCTACGCGCCGAAGGACGACCCGTTCCACCGGGAGCGCTGGCGCGAGCCGTACCCGCCGGACAAGCTCGCGCAGGTGCGGGAGCTGATCGGGCAGGCGGGCGCGCACCACGTGAACTTCACGTTCGCGCTCTCGCCGGGGAACTCGATCTGCTTCAGCGACCCGGCGGACTTCCAGGCGCTGCAGGACAAGCTGCAGACCATGTACGACTCCGGGGTGCGGGACTTCTCGGTGCCGTTCGACGACATCTCCTACACCCGCTGGAACTGCGGGCAGGACCAGGCGCGCTACGGCCCGCCGAACGAGGCCGCCGCCGGCCGGGCGCAGAAGGATCTGCTCAACCGGGTGCAGCGGGAGTTCATCGACACCCATCCCGGCGCGCGCCCGGTGCAGACCGTGCCGACGGAGTACTCCGACCTGGACGAGTCGCCTTACAAGACGGCGCTGAGCGAGGGGCTCGACCCGCGCGTGGTGCTGATGTGGACCGGCGACGGCGTGATCCCCAAGCAGATCACCGTCTCCGACGCCGAGCAGGCCGCGCAGCTCTGGGGCCGCAAGGTGTACCTGTGGGACAACTACCCGGTCAACGATTTCAAGAAGGCTCAGGGCAGGCTGCTGCTCGGGCCGTACGACCGGCGCGAGCCGGGGCTGAGCCAGCACCTCGTCGGCGATGCGGTGAACCCGATGAACCAGGCCGCGGCCAGCAAGGTCGTCGAGACCGGCGCTGCGGACTTCGCCTGGAACGACGACGACTTCGACCCGCAGCGGGCGCATCGCGCGGCGGCGCGCTACCTGGCGACGGATCCGGCCGCGGCGCTGCGGCCGGACTCGGCGGCGAACCCGGACCTGGTGCGGGCGCTGCTGGTGTTCTTCGACCTGAACAACATGTCGCCGCTGGCCAGCGGCAAGCCGTGGCAGCCACCGGCACCGGAGCTGGCCAGGCGCATCGACGAGTTCCGCGCCACGTGGGGCAGCGGGGACAACCAGGCGGCGCTGGCCGAGCTGCGCGACTACGCGCAGCAGGTCGCGCAGGCCCCGGAGCGGATCAGGTCCGGGGCGCCGCAGGACTTCGTGTCCGACTCGGAGCCGTGGTTGCAGGCCGCCGACCTGTGGGGCGACGCGTTCGTGACCACTGTGGACGGTTTGCAGGCGCGGGCGGACGGCAACGAGGCGGTGGCCGGTGAGCGGTTCGCCGCCGCCGGTGCGCAGGCCGACCGGGCCGAGCAGGTGCGGACGGTGCCGGGCGAGCCGCGCACGCCGGGGCCGGTGAAGCTCGCCGACGGGGTGCTGGACACCTTCGTCCGGCAGGCGCCGCGGCTGAAGTGA